Genomic window (Marinobacter fonticola):
GGCCGGAAACGGCCCCTTGGTTTATCGTCCGGTGTTGACGCCAGAGGGCCTTTACCTCCAACCAAAGGGCCTTTACCTCTAACAACCAGAGGGCCTTTACCTCTAAAGGGAGGGGAGGCTTAGACGTTACAGTCGCGCTGGACGATTTTCCGGAATTCTTCTTTCTTGTTCTCGATTTCTTCAGGTGTCAGATAGCGCTGCTTGCCCTCTTCAGTCACCTTGATGCGAGCATGCGTGTTGATTGTCTTCAGGTTATCCTGAGCTACTTCGCAGTTCTTCTGTCGCTGCTTGACCAGGGCTTCTTCTTGCCGGGTCATCTCCTTTTTCTCGGTTTGCTCGGCTGCCGCCTTGTCCAGAGCGTCGACTCGTTCTTGAGGCGTGGAGCGATCGGCAGCACCGGGGCTTTCGATAGTGCCTGAGCGGACATCAACCGTTTCGCTTTTTTTGCCAGCCGGTTGCCGGTCGCCAAAATGGGTAACCCCGTTCTCATCCGTCCATTTATAGACTGAGCTCGCGTGGGCTGTAAATGCAGTGAGCGAGAGCAGGATACTCAGCATAATTCCAACTTTTTTCATGCGGATACAACCTGTTTTCCATCTGCGTTTGGCAATCTCTTTCCGCGCCAAATTGTTTATCTATTTCCAGGCTTATTTTGCCATGGCTGAAAGCGGTGTGCTTAAGATGAGTCAAAAACTGTGCGTTGGCTAGCCTTTAGCTGTCGGTTTTATGTAACCGGGTTTCGCTTGGAAGGCCGCAATGGCGGGCCTCGGCGAGCGGTTGGTATTGACAGGACATTTCCCGCTGTCACAATTGGCGATCGCCTGAAAACAGGGGTAAATACGGCAGGCAATCCCGAGCAAGTATCCCCGTTGATTACCACACTGAACGTCTCGCGCCTACAGCGCGACTAGGGTTGCGCGCCAAGTCTGCAGCCCGTTGATTGGCCGTCCTCCGCCACCCTCAGGAGGCTCGGTTGGCCAAGAGACAACCTCTGCGTCCATGGTGTGGCGGAACGTCCGGTCCGGCTTTCACAAGAAGCTTTGCACCGGAACCCCAGGCAACCGGCTCATGCCGGCACATTCACTCTATTAAAGAGGGTAGAGAAAGTGGAGTTATTGTCTGGCGCAGACATGCTGATTCGTTCCCTGCAAGATGAAGGGATCGAGTACATATACGGTTATCCGGGTGGTGCGGCGCTGCATATCTACGACGCGCTGTTTAGGCAGGACAAGGTCAAGCACATCCTGGTTCGCCACGAACAGGCGGCGGTGCATATGGCCGATGGCTATGCGCGGGCTTCCGGCAAACCGGGGACCGTGCTGGTAACGTCCGGTCCCGGTGCAACCAATAC
Coding sequences:
- a CDS encoding DUF4124 domain-containing protein → MARKEIAKRRWKTGCIRMKKVGIMLSILLSLTAFTAHASSVYKWTDENGVTHFGDRQPAGKKSETVDVRSGTIESPGAADRSTPQERVDALDKAAAEQTEKKEMTRQEEALVKQRQKNCEVAQDNLKTINTHARIKVTEEGKQRYLTPEEIENKKEEFRKIVQRDCNV